One part of the Olleya sp. YS genome encodes these proteins:
- a CDS encoding LUD domain-containing protein: protein MSLFRKFFSSKSQKEKQELKSEERGKYMPQKELPIDESFTINFKKNGGKFLYCDSLDEVYDNLNNIILENNWEDHSVYFYDDNLKDKFKSSQLKVSDTLSECTYFITTCENLIANDGSLLVCSNQLAEKKLNEFPNNVIVFATTSQIVSNIGEGLREIKNKNTKNIPTNITTIKHFKLQEEKDFLSYGSSSKNLYLLLLEDL from the coding sequence ATGAGCCTTTTTAGAAAATTTTTTAGTTCTAAATCTCAAAAAGAAAAACAGGAATTAAAGTCCGAAGAGAGAGGTAAATATATGCCTCAAAAGGAACTACCAATTGATGAGAGTTTTACAATAAACTTCAAAAAAAATGGTGGTAAGTTCTTGTATTGTGACTCGTTAGATGAAGTTTATGACAACCTCAATAATATCATCCTCGAAAATAATTGGGAAGACCATTCGGTATATTTTTACGATGATAATCTAAAAGACAAGTTTAAAAGTTCGCAATTAAAAGTAAGCGATACGTTATCCGAATGCACGTATTTTATTACAACATGCGAAAACTTAATAGCCAATGACGGATCTTTATTAGTGTGCTCCAACCAACTAGCCGAAAAAAAACTTAACGAGTTTCCTAACAACGTCATAGTGTTTGCTACAACAAGTCAAATAGTGTCTAATATTGGTGAAGGCTTAAGAGAAATTAAAAACAAAAACACTAAAAATATTCCAACAAATATAACGACCATAAAGCATTTTAAATTACAAGAGGAAAAAGACTTTTTATCTTACGGAAGCAGTTCAAAAAACTTATATTTGTTGCTTTTAGAAGACCTTTAG
- a CDS encoding phosphatidate cytidylyltransferase translates to MSETLTRALSGFLYISLLIASLLNQHAFIVLFFVFGFICLVEFCKLIQLKSIVPYIIFTLLYLVFGYWLFVMKSNKGLNEATQILQVITIFVQLILIKDLFSEKTIPLFSSKRFIITTFYLSSGFVFLVLIANHNGSFTPEYILGSFILVWINDTFAYLVGKNFGKQKLFPRISPKKTVEGFLGGLFFATIASYFIYIFTNTLTFTNWLILSIIVSVFGTLGDLIESKFKRQAQVKDSGVIMPGHGGLLDRFDSMIFAAPFIYLFLRFLKYVS, encoded by the coding sequence ATGAGCGAAACGCTAACCAGAGCACTTTCAGGATTTTTATATATTAGTTTGCTAATTGCATCTTTGCTAAACCAGCATGCATTTATCGTTTTGTTTTTTGTGTTTGGTTTTATTTGTCTTGTTGAGTTTTGTAAACTCATTCAACTTAAAAGCATAGTGCCATATATTATATTTACGCTACTATATTTGGTTTTTGGTTACTGGTTGTTTGTCATGAAATCCAATAAAGGACTCAATGAGGCCACACAAATACTGCAAGTCATCACTATTTTTGTGCAATTGATTTTAATAAAAGATTTGTTTTCAGAAAAAACAATCCCATTATTTAGCTCCAAACGATTTATCATTACTACATTTTACTTATCCAGTGGATTTGTGTTTTTAGTATTAATTGCAAATCACAATGGCTCATTTACACCAGAATACATTTTAGGCTCATTTATATTAGTTTGGATTAACGACACGTTTGCCTATCTAGTAGGTAAAAATTTTGGGAAGCAAAAGTTATTTCCAAGAATCTCACCTAAAAAAACTGTTGAAGGTTTTTTAGGAGGATTATTTTTTGCAACAATTGCCAGTTATTTTATTTATATCTTTACTAATACACTAACCTTTACTAATTGGCTTATATTAAGTATAATAGTTAGTGTCTTTGGTACTCTTGGAGACTTAATAGAATCCAAATTTAAACGCCAAGCCCAAGTTAAAGATAGTGGTGTTATTATGCCAGGTCATGGTGGTCTATTGGATCGTTTTGACAGTATGATATTTGCAGCACCTTTTATTTATTTGTTTTTAAGATTTTTAAAATATGTTTCATAA